A genome region from Hydrogenoanaerobacterium saccharovorans includes the following:
- a CDS encoding DHH family phosphoesterase, with protein MSGSITLEQVCNRLKKQDNILILAHQNPDGDTLGSCFALLYALQSMGKHARVECSDPFPLRYQFMFPDYVPEQFTEQYIVAADIADTQLFGKNSEKYIDKVDLCIDHHPSNTFYATETYLVADAAATAEVMMDVIDGLGVSLNLAMATCIYTGISTDTGCFRFSNTTAKTHRAASRVIGLGVDNAEINREMFGRKTQSRIAIEREVYNTMEYHCDNKCAVICMTQEMLQKAGADDSELEGVSAIPCQIEGVEVGVTLREKEGGYKISLRTSRYIDASEICAQFGGGGHARASGCFIKDTLESAKQKVLAVVKKAFAAAQL; from the coding sequence ATGAGCGGTTCAATTACATTGGAACAGGTATGCAATCGGTTAAAAAAGCAGGATAATATCTTGATACTTGCTCACCAAAATCCTGATGGAGATACTTTGGGCTCTTGCTTTGCGCTTTTGTATGCGTTGCAGTCTATGGGCAAGCATGCGCGGGTAGAATGTTCCGACCCATTTCCCCTCCGTTATCAATTTATGTTTCCCGATTATGTACCGGAGCAATTTACGGAACAGTACATTGTAGCAGCCGATATCGCCGATACGCAGCTGTTCGGGAAAAACAGCGAAAAATATATCGATAAAGTTGACCTTTGCATCGATCATCACCCCTCCAACACCTTTTACGCGACAGAAACTTATCTGGTGGCAGATGCCGCGGCAACGGCAGAGGTGATGATGGATGTGATTGACGGGTTGGGTGTTTCACTGAACCTTGCCATGGCAACTTGCATTTATACCGGTATTTCTACCGATACAGGCTGCTTTCGTTTTTCCAATACCACGGCAAAAACCCATAGGGCGGCATCGCGCGTAATCGGACTAGGCGTTGATAATGCAGAGATTAACCGCGAAATGTTTGGACGAAAAACGCAAAGCAGAATTGCAATTGAGCGCGAAGTTTACAATACAATGGAGTATCACTGTGATAACAAATGTGCTGTGATTTGCATGACTCAAGAAATGCTGCAAAAGGCAGGGGCGGATGACAGCGAATTGGAAGGTGTTTCCGCCATTCCATGCCAAATAGAAGGCGTAGAAGTAGGCGTTACCTTGCGCGAAAAAGAAGGCGGCTACAAAATATCGCTGCGTACCAGCAGATACATCGATGCATCCGAAATCTGTGCTCAGTTTGGCGGCGGCGGCCATGCACGTGCGTCCGGCTGCTTTATAAAAGATACACTCGAAAGTGCAAAGCAAAAGGTGCTTGCTGTTGTTAAAAAGGCATTTGCGGCCGCACAGTTATGA